The following are encoded together in the Bacteroidota bacterium genome:
- a CDS encoding glycoside hydrolase, with protein MMCLPKIYITAICFCSLFTFKLPAQPIELTVNKNAVQQTIHSFGASDAWRTQFVGKNWPLEKREAIADLLFSKEFDGHGNPKGIGLSLWRFNIGTGSAEQGGNSGIVEEWRKTDCFIDKYGHFDWSKQEGQRWFLEAARKRGVEKILGFTNAAPYFFAKNNMARSSGGIHFNLQPDKYQDYAHFLAEVGTHFKFDYLSPINEPQWDWNGNSQEGTPATNEECSILIHNLNRELSNLHSNCKIAFGEAGDIKFLFKSNTGNPCRDNQIAELFTDTGMFSISRLPYLNPCVTSHSYWSVWDLNTLITQRKALHAKMKSLVP; from the coding sequence ATGATGTGTCTTCCAAAAATCTATATTACTGCAATCTGTTTTTGCAGCCTTTTTACGTTCAAACTTCCGGCACAGCCGATTGAACTGACTGTAAACAAAAATGCTGTGCAACAAACCATTCACAGTTTTGGGGCTTCTGATGCCTGGCGAACCCAGTTTGTCGGGAAAAACTGGCCTTTGGAAAAACGTGAAGCTATTGCTGATTTGCTCTTCAGTAAAGAATTCGATGGCCATGGAAATCCTAAAGGTATAGGATTATCCTTGTGGCGTTTCAACATCGGGACAGGTAGTGCCGAACAGGGTGGCAATAGTGGTATTGTCGAAGAATGGCGGAAGACGGATTGTTTTATAGATAAATATGGACATTTTGACTGGTCCAAACAGGAAGGTCAACGCTGGTTTTTAGAAGCAGCCCGGAAACGCGGAGTTGAAAAGATCCTTGGATTTACCAATGCTGCTCCTTATTTTTTTGCTAAAAACAATATGGCCAGGTCATCAGGCGGAATACACTTTAACCTTCAACCCGATAAGTATCAGGATTATGCTCATTTTCTGGCAGAAGTCGGGACTCATTTCAAATTTGATTATTTGAGCCCGATTAATGAACCCCAGTGGGATTGGAACGGCAATTCACAGGAAGGGACTCCGGCTACCAATGAAGAATGTTCCATCCTGATTCATAACTTGAACCGTGAACTGTCCAACCTTCATTCAAATTGTAAAATTGCTTTTGGTGAGGCCGGAGATATTAAGTTTTTATTCAAATCAAATACCGGCAACCCTTGCAGGGATAATCAGATTGCTGAATTATTTACTGATACCGGAATGTTTTCAATAAGCCGCCTGCCTTATTTGAACCCTTGTGTTACATCTCATTCTTATTGGTCTGTATGGGATTTAAATACGCTTATTACACAAAGAAAGGCTTTGCACGCAAAAATGAAATCCTTGGTACCT